A single window of Leptospiraceae bacterium DNA harbors:
- a CDS encoding WbuC family cupin fold metalloprotein — protein sequence MNEKVQLITEELFSSVSEKAKLSQRKRSNHNFHELTEVYQRFLNVLVKGTYVQPHKHENPPKPETFIALKGKLGFLIFDETGSITGKYLLSDDGPIRGIDIQPGVWHSLVTLSDVCVCFEGKSGPYDPKEDKFFATWAPTEADDARFATIEKWEKLFL from the coding sequence ATGAATGAAAAAGTCCAATTAATTACGGAAGAATTGTTTTCATCCGTTTCCGAAAAAGCAAAACTAAGTCAACGAAAAAGATCCAATCACAATTTTCATGAGCTAACAGAGGTTTACCAAAGATTCCTAAATGTATTAGTAAAAGGCACTTATGTTCAACCGCATAAACATGAGAATCCGCCAAAGCCAGAAACATTTATCGCTTTAAAGGGAAAACTTGGTTTCCTGATTTTTGATGAGACAGGAAGCATTACCGGAAAATACTTATTATCCGATGATGGACCTATTCGAGGAATTGACATTCAACCGGGAGTCTGGCATAGTTTAGTGACACTCAGCGATGTATGTGTTTGCTTTGAAGGTAAATCAGGACCTTATGATCCGAAAGAAGATAAATTTTTTGCAACTTGGGCACCTACTGAAGCGGATGACGCTCGTTTTGCGACAATAGAAAAATGGGAGAAATTATTTTTATGA
- a CDS encoding adenylosuccinate lyase, which translates to MIDRYSNPEISKIWSLENKFEIWKDIEILACEARMNRGEIPEADFNEIKTKAKFKVDEILKLEETLQHDVIAFLTNLGSYIGPASRHVHHGLTSSDIGDTALCVQMKQAIEIIINRVETLLETVKEKAIQEKDSPCMGRSHGIHAEPMTLGLKFALFFAEMQRNLERLKQAHKEISVGKFSGAVGTYSNIDPAIEEFVCTKLGLAVDPITTQVITRDRHAFYLSILGLTASSLDRMATEIRLLQKTEGREVEEPFSKGQKGSSAMPHKRNPVICERISGIARVIRSNVNVGFQDMQLWHERDISHSSAERIVLPDSTIALDYILDKMNFVIKNLHIYPDASERVLGITRGLIFSQKLMLAMIERGGISREKAYEKVQSHAMAVWANQNETMKSRLLADSEVNQVLTAKVLDEICDIKPYLARIDVIYKRLGLV; encoded by the coding sequence ATGATAGATAGATACAGCAATCCAGAAATATCCAAAATTTGGAGTCTCGAAAATAAATTTGAGATTTGGAAAGACATTGAAATTCTAGCCTGCGAAGCAAGAATGAATCGCGGAGAAATTCCAGAAGCAGATTTCAACGAAATTAAAACAAAAGCAAAGTTTAAAGTAGATGAAATTCTAAAATTAGAAGAAACGTTACAGCACGATGTAATTGCATTCTTAACAAACCTAGGTTCTTATATCGGACCTGCATCGAGACATGTTCATCACGGACTCACTTCGTCTGACATCGGCGACACCGCATTATGCGTTCAAATGAAACAGGCAATTGAAATCATCATCAATCGTGTTGAAACGTTACTCGAAACAGTAAAAGAAAAAGCGATCCAAGAAAAAGATTCTCCTTGCATGGGACGCTCTCATGGAATCCACGCGGAGCCAATGACTCTTGGATTAAAATTTGCACTCTTCTTTGCAGAGATGCAACGAAATCTAGAAAGACTCAAACAAGCGCACAAAGAAATCTCTGTTGGAAAATTTTCCGGAGCGGTAGGCACTTACTCGAATATAGATCCAGCAATTGAAGAATTTGTTTGCACAAAATTGGGATTAGCCGTTGACCCAATAACAACTCAAGTCATTACTCGTGACCGCCATGCATTTTACCTTTCTATTCTAGGGCTAACAGCTTCTAGCCTCGACAGGATGGCGACAGAAATTCGACTCTTACAAAAGACAGAAGGGAGAGAAGTAGAAGAACCTTTTTCTAAAGGTCAAAAAGGCTCATCCGCAATGCCGCATAAACGCAATCCAGTTATTTGCGAGCGCATAAGTGGGATAGCGAGAGTTATCCGCTCGAATGTAAATGTTGGATTCCAGGACATGCAACTCTGGCATGAGAGAGACATATCCCATTCTTCCGCAGAGAGAATTGTATTGCCTGATTCAACAATCGCTCTCGATTACATACTAGATAAGATGAATTTTGTAATTAAGAATTTGCATATTTATCCAGATGCAAGCGAGCGGGTTCTTGGTATTACCCGCGGTCTTATTTTTTCACAGAAGCTCATGCTTGCAATGATCGAGCGTGGTGGAATTTCCCGTGAGAAAGCTTATGAGAAAGTCCAATCCCATGCAATGGCGGTTTGGGCAAATCAAAATGAAACAATGAAATCGCGTCTTCTAGCTGATAGCGAAGTAAATCAAGTATTAACCGCAAAAGTGTTAGATGAAATTTGCGATATAAAACCATACCTTGCACGAATTGATGTCATTTATAAAAGACTAGGCTTGGTATAA
- the corA gene encoding magnesium/cobalt transporter CorA, with protein MTANQKQVSREVINTMKWKVARKKIEKTVIEPFKPENLMQALKNPDEVLMKSLRSLSEMTESITGINFKSYSKLKSEAKGKTEFTFIGEKKVEEVKLQLFTYNENTCTETAEITDYKLVDTNNLSNNHWLNLHGIHDVALIEAIADTLKLESLTVGQVVDTTQRPKMEDYDNYIFFSIKSILLDEFDRLDIEQLSFVLSKNYLVSFQEKVGDHFNYIRQRMRDSLGLVRKRECDFLLFQLLDAILDNYFETLDSINKEVALIEKQTLTNPKQSTLLLIEKNKKNVSKIKKSLAPFKEALTNILQDRTHFINVGNRKYFRDLTNSCSNAIEEANATYTALESLTNIYFSSLSQKMNETMKVLTTVATIFIPLTFIVGVYGMNFENMPELKWQYGYFVVWGIMITTLFGMIYYFKKQKWL; from the coding sequence GTGACTGCAAATCAAAAGCAAGTCAGTAGAGAAGTAATAAATACGATGAAATGGAAAGTAGCGCGTAAGAAAATCGAGAAGACAGTAATTGAGCCTTTTAAACCTGAAAATTTAATGCAGGCTTTGAAAAATCCAGACGAAGTTTTAATGAAAAGTCTGCGTTCTTTGTCAGAGATGACCGAAAGCATTACAGGGATTAATTTTAAGTCCTATTCAAAGTTAAAAAGTGAGGCTAAAGGCAAAACAGAATTTACCTTCATCGGAGAGAAGAAAGTTGAAGAAGTTAAGTTGCAACTGTTTACTTATAATGAAAACACTTGCACAGAAACAGCGGAAATCACTGATTATAAATTAGTTGATACAAATAATTTATCCAATAATCACTGGCTAAATCTTCACGGTATTCACGATGTTGCATTAATCGAAGCAATAGCTGATACACTTAAATTAGAAAGTCTCACTGTTGGACAGGTAGTTGATACAACGCAACGTCCGAAGATGGAGGATTACGACAATTATATCTTCTTTAGCATAAAATCCATTTTATTGGATGAGTTTGATAGGCTTGATATCGAGCAGCTATCGTTCGTTCTTAGCAAAAATTATTTAGTATCTTTTCAAGAAAAAGTTGGAGATCATTTTAATTATATTAGACAGAGAATGCGTGATAGCCTTGGTCTGGTAAGAAAACGAGAATGTGATTTTCTTTTGTTTCAATTGCTCGACGCCATATTAGATAATTATTTTGAAACTCTTGATTCAATCAATAAAGAAGTAGCATTAATTGAAAAACAAACCTTAACAAACCCGAAACAATCTACTTTGTTATTGATAGAAAAGAATAAAAAGAATGTGAGTAAAATAAAAAAATCCCTTGCCCCATTTAAGGAAGCGCTTACTAATATTTTACAGGATCGAACTCATTTTATCAATGTTGGAAATCGAAAATACTTTAGAGATCTAACAAATAGTTGTAGCAACGCAATCGAAGAGGCAAATGCAACGTATACCGCGCTAGAGAGTCTAACGAATATTTACTTCTCTTCTTTGAGTCAAAAGATGAATGAAACGATGAAAGTTTTAACAACGGTTGCGACAATTTTTATTCCGTTGACATTCATTGTTGGAGTCTATGGAATGAACTTTGAAAATATGCCAGAGCTTAAGTGGCAATATGGATATTTTGTTGTCTGGGGGATAATGATTACTACACTCTTTGGAATGATTTATTATTTCAAAAAACAGAAATGGCTTTGA
- a CDS encoding serine/threonine-protein phosphatase: MPEIPKFDQYRIFYKYLPLNPVGGDFISLQRIDGGLLSILVGDVVGHGISAALISSLVNVLANKNREKNGLFPGKYLENLNKEANNYLAEDYYFTALYGLLSSSSESTTFTFSRGGHPYPFIYSHREKCAKIFEIEGTPLGLMNNLTYTELSVELFPGDRIYIITDGLIEVKNEKGKLLGNKNFCHIITEACNTDMSLEESIDFILNKVDEFSMGVPPDDDRFILGIEINVL, encoded by the coding sequence TTGCCAGAAATTCCTAAGTTTGATCAATATAGAATTTTTTATAAATATTTACCTTTAAACCCAGTTGGCGGGGATTTCATTTCCCTTCAAAGAATAGATGGAGGACTTTTGAGTATCCTTGTGGGAGACGTTGTGGGTCATGGAATCTCTGCTGCACTGATTTCATCTTTGGTCAATGTTCTTGCTAATAAGAATCGAGAGAAAAATGGCCTTTTTCCGGGTAAGTATTTGGAAAATCTGAATAAAGAGGCTAATAACTATTTAGCGGAAGATTATTATTTTACTGCATTGTATGGATTACTCTCATCGAGTTCTGAGTCAACAACCTTTACATTTTCTAGAGGCGGGCACCCTTATCCATTTATTTATTCTCATCGAGAAAAATGCGCTAAAATTTTTGAGATAGAAGGAACTCCTCTTGGACTTATGAATAATCTTACTTACACGGAACTCAGTGTCGAACTATTTCCTGGAGATCGAATTTATATTATCACGGATGGCCTCATCGAAGTTAAAAATGAGAAAGGAAAACTTCTCGGAAACAAAAATTTCTGCCATATAATTACAGAAGCGTGTAATACTGATATGTCTCTAGAAGAATCCATTGATTTTATTCTAAACAAGGTCGATGAGTTTTCAATGGGTGTCCCACCGGATGATGATCGTTTCATTTTGGGTATAGAAATTAATGTATTATAA
- a CDS encoding alpha/beta hydrolase: protein MQFNQKNGFISSWVSEGSGKKIVFLPGWAEPHSVWQESCPKNLFGYEKIFMNLGGHFPSEFPKDKTHLQLAEFLDSHFDILNKIAANEKLILIGHSTGAFVNWQYMNHFPDKVEKNILVGSFLEGPIGGIVTLMENLRLWNLTFLTDFALGFSQDSKSTFYDTALSVNPDRKQEFLNRADVKEFFPTFFEQYKKIKPKSLRIVVEILESIRLSDMNLREGLPLYFIHGEKDPVISISRIKQFCENYKTAKLIAIADTGHSPHWENPSLFWSYVREILESK, encoded by the coding sequence ATGCAATTCAATCAAAAGAATGGATTTATTTCAAGTTGGGTTTCAGAAGGTTCAGGTAAGAAAATTGTTTTTTTACCTGGTTGGGCGGAGCCTCATTCCGTTTGGCAAGAATCATGTCCTAAAAATCTATTCGGCTACGAAAAAATATTTATGAACCTCGGCGGACATTTTCCTTCTGAATTTCCAAAAGATAAAACCCATTTGCAGCTAGCGGAATTTTTAGATTCTCACTTCGATATATTGAATAAAATAGCGGCTAATGAAAAGTTAATCCTGATAGGTCATTCGACAGGAGCATTTGTAAACTGGCAGTATATGAATCATTTTCCCGATAAAGTGGAAAAAAATATTCTTGTAGGATCTTTTCTGGAAGGACCAATTGGTGGAATCGTGACTCTCATGGAAAATCTCAGACTTTGGAATCTGACTTTTCTCACTGATTTTGCATTGGGATTTTCTCAGGATTCAAAATCTACTTTTTACGATACAGCATTATCTGTTAACCCCGATAGAAAACAAGAATTCTTAAATCGAGCTGATGTAAAAGAATTCTTCCCAACTTTCTTTGAGCAATATAAGAAAATTAAACCTAAATCGCTGCGTATTGTGGTTGAAATTCTTGAATCCATTCGTCTTTCCGATATGAATTTACGAGAAGGACTTCCTTTATATTTCATTCACGGAGAAAAAGATCCTGTCATTTCCATTTCTCGCATAAAACAATTTTGTGAAAACTATAAAACAGCTAAGCTCATAGCTATAGCGGATACAGGTCATTCACCTCATTGGGAAAATCCCTCTTTGTTTTGGAGTTACGTGAGAGAAATTTTGGAAAGCAAATAA
- a CDS encoding DUF1361 domain-containing protein has product MIKLLKERNRFSETLFMGTISLLCFSFSIFRFIYTDTKVFLFLNWNLFLAFIPWAVTSITILKPSIQRYKVTIIILLAVWLLFFPNAPYILTDLFHLRLKSSMPKWFDLILILSFAWTGLVFGFLSLWDIEKILTKSLSQIWISIISVSLLFVGSFGIYLGRYLRWNSWDIIGEPFNLLYDITDRLINPFDHPRTWGVTIFMGIFLNMIYWTFWMVKKRE; this is encoded by the coding sequence TGGGAACAATATCCCTTTTGTGTTTTTCCTTTTCAATCTTCAGATTTATATATACGGATACAAAAGTTTTTCTTTTTCTAAATTGGAATTTGTTTCTCGCCTTTATCCCCTGGGCAGTGACAAGTATAACAATCCTGAAACCAAGCATTCAAAGATACAAGGTAACAATCATTATCCTCTTAGCGGTTTGGCTTTTGTTCTTTCCGAATGCACCTTATATCTTAACAGATTTATTTCATCTTCGATTAAAATCCTCTATGCCGAAATGGTTTGATTTGATTTTAATTCTTTCCTTTGCATGGACTGGATTAGTATTTGGTTTTTTAAGTCTATGGGATATTGAAAAAATACTTACTAAATCATTGAGTCAAATATGGATTAGCATAATATCTGTTAGCCTCTTATTTGTCGGGAGTTTTGGAATTTATCTAGGAAGATATTTGCGCTGGAATAGTTGGGATATTATAGGTGAGCCATTTAATTTACTGTATGATATTACTGATCGTCTGATTAATCCCTTTGATCATCCAAGAACATGGGGCGTAACCATCTTCATGGGAATATTTTTAAACATGATTTACTGGACATTTTGGATGGTAAAGAAAAGAGAATGA